The following proteins are encoded in a genomic region of Desulfonatronum sp. SC1:
- a CDS encoding cytochrome c has translation MKKRFFILALGGVLMLAGTQAISKEKHEAENLVNTQCSRCHTLERIEIARTMKDRKAWEKTVDAMIAKKPGLLDADQRDAVVNFLVQD, from the coding sequence ATGAAGAAACGGTTCTTTATCCTGGCCCTTGGCGGTGTTTTGATGCTCGCCGGCACGCAAGCCATATCCAAGGAGAAACATGAAGCGGAAAATCTGGTCAACACCCAATGTTCACGGTGCCACACCCTTGAACGGATAGAGATTGCCAGGACCATGAAAGACAGAAAAGCATGGGAAAAGACAGTGGATGCGATGATCGCCAAGAAACCCGGCCTGCTTGACGCCGACCAACGAGACGCGGTTGTTAATTTTTTGGTTCAGGACTGA